In Spirochaeta isovalerica, the genomic window AGCTTTTGCAATTTCCTGGACCTTTTCACTTTCAGCAATTAATACTTTTGATTCCATCGGATAATTTAACTTCCCTCAAAATATCTGTCTATTAGTTTACGAATTAACTCAGGGGGAAACTTAGGATTTCTGTCACTGGAAAAGAGACCGTTTTTCTCCTGCTCCGTATCGTTGAATTGAGTATAACACCAACCGGTTAATCCGGCTAGTTTTGAGCATTTTTTGATAATCGATTCAAAGCGTTCTAAAAAATCATCAGCGGTTTCAGGAATGTCCTTATATCCCCACAATTCGGAAGTTTCTCCGGTAGATGATTTAAAACTGATTCCTCCGAATTCGCTGAGGATCCAGGGCCGTTCGGGGGGGATCGGTTCAGAGATATACAGTTTTTTGTTTTCTATACCGAAAGGTTTGTTTGATCGGGCTTTGTTCCACTCTTTTTCTATTTCAACTGGTGAGTGTTCGTAATTATGGCATGTAATGAAATCTCCATCAAAATGTTCCCATCCGTCGTTTCCGATTAGTAATGTATGGGGATCTATTGTTCGTGTCATACTGTAAACTTCTTTTACCCATGACTGTATTTTTGGAGATTCTGCAATATCTCGGATTCCCCATGATTCGTTAAAAATCACACGCGCAATGATTGAGGGACAGGAGAAATCTCTTTTTAGTATTTCCATCCACTCTTTATAGAAACGGTTCTTGGATCTTTCCGAATAGTCATAAATGGCAGGGGCTTCTTCCCATACAAGAAAGCCCAGGCGGTCTGCAGCATGATAGAACCGGGGACTTTCAATTTTCATATGCATCCTGCATCCATTAAAACCCAATTCCTGTGCAGATTCTATATCCTTCCCGTATGAGTGTTCAGAAGGAGGAGTGTATCCTCCATCTTCCCAGTATCCCTGCATAAGAATCAGTTTTTGATAAAGTTTCTTTTCATTTAAATACAACCCGTCTTTTTTTATTTCCAGTGTTCTGAAGGCTGTATAAGTTATAAGTTCATCAATAACTGAATCATTATGAATCAAAAGGATGCGGATATAATATAATGCGGGATTTTTCGGCTCCCAATGTGAAGCGTTATTAATGAAATGACTCATTTGAGTAAAGGGGAATCTGGCTTCAATCTCAGTTTTCGTAATGGAGGTTCCCTGCAGGATTACTTCGGATAATACAATGGTGTTTTCCAATGGAGAAGATAATTCAAGGGAGAAATTTATTGTCCCTTCAGGAGTTGAGGAGATTTTCTTAATCGATTTTATATAGGTTTCTGGCAGGAACTCCAA contains:
- a CDS encoding glycoside hydrolase family 2 protein, which codes for MSLNGLWEFTDYNDDFLKSPYDKINESFDYTIQVPYTYRTKASGLGWDKNLQKVIYRRTIEPPYATENNRTILHFAAVDYYSEIWIDNELVGNHEGGYTPFYFDITNYIKERKRFTITVFVEDPDSGEQPRGKQSKGASFACWYTPVTGIWQDVWLEFLPETYIKSIKKISSTPEGTINFSLELSSPLENTIVLSEVILQGTSITKTEIEARFPFTQMSHFINNASHWEPKNPALYYIRILLIHNDSVIDELITYTAFRTLEIKKDGLYLNEKKLYQKLILMQGYWEDGGYTPPSEHSYGKDIESAQELGFNGCRMHMKIESPRFYHAADRLGFLVWEEAPAIYDYSERSKNRFYKEWMEILKRDFSCPSIIARVIFNESWGIRDIAESPKIQSWVKEVYSMTRTIDPHTLLIGNDGWEHFDGDFITCHNYEHSPVEIEKEWNKARSNKPFGIENKKLYISEPIPPERPWILSEFGGISFKSSTGETSELWGYKDIPETADDFLERFESIIKKCSKLAGLTGWCYTQFNDTEQEKNGLFSSDRNPKFPPELIRKLIDRYFEGS